The following proteins are encoded in a genomic region of Arachis stenosperma cultivar V10309 chromosome 4, arast.V10309.gnm1.PFL2, whole genome shotgun sequence:
- the LOC130974227 gene encoding heterogeneous nuclear ribonucleoprotein 1-like has translation MEMDPGSGKLFIGGISWDTNEDRLRQYFQGFGDVVEAVIMKDRTTGRARGFGFVVFADASVAERVVMEKHVIDGRTVEAKKAVPRDDQNVLNKSNSSNHSSPGPTPSRTKKIFVGGLASTVTESDFKKYFDQFGTITDVVVMYDHNTQRPRGFGFITYDSEEAVEKVLYKSFHELNGKMVEVKRAVPKELSPSPSRGQLGGYSYGLSRVSSCPNGFIQGFNASVVGRNGLKLDGRSNAVTAGHSEYPLFGHSYGTGLNFEPPLTQNGTSNFTSTFIGRTMNSSFGGSPSRYSNAIGYAGANVGNNSAMSSTSQNLWGNGNLNYASNLTNSDSLSGYRNENSSMASFGSIGPLWSSSLGTDQTGIIGSGYGKGSLSSSGDVNLGSKTVGYGKNSDNIVTSGSSYSLPNASYDESYNVAYDAGSFYGDSMWRTSPSELEDSGSLGFGIDHAVSGLMRKSSGSHIGAYAVANTQPNRGIVA, from the exons ATGGAAATGGACCCTGGCAGTGGCAAGCTTTTCATTGGAGGGATTTCATGGGACACAAATGAAGACCGACTCAGACAATATTTCCAGGGGTTTGGTGATGTCGTGGAAGCCGTGATCATGAAGGATCGGACCACCGGGCGTGCCCGTGGCTTCGGCTTTGTTGTTTTTGCTGATGCTTCTGTTGCTGAACGAGTTGTTATGGAGAAACATGTCATTGATGGAAGAACT GTTGAAGCAAAAAAAGCTGTCCCCAGAGATGACCAGAATGTTTTGAACAAAAGCAACAGCAGTAATCACAGTTCACCTGGTCCTACTCCATCCCGTACAAAGAAGATATTTGTTGGAGGTCTAGCATCCACGGTTACTGAGAGCGACTTCAAGAAGTACTTTGATCAATTTGGAACAATTACAGACGTGGTTGTGATGTATGATCATAACACCCAAAGGCCCAGAGGTTTTGGATTCATCACCTATGATTCGGAGGAAGCAGTTGAGAAAGTTCTATACAAATCTTTCCATGAATTGAATGGTAAAATGGTTGAGGTTAAGAGGGCTGTACCAAAGGAATTATCTCCAAGTCCAAGCAGAGGCCAGTTAGGTGGATATAGTTATGGTCTTAGTAGAGTTAGTAGCTGCCCCAACGGTTTCATTCAGGGATTTAATGCAAGTGTAGTTGGAAGGAATGGACTTAAATTAGATGGAAGATCGAATGCTGTTACTGCTGGCCATAGTGAATATCCTCTTTTCGGCCATAGTTATGGAACAGGACTCAACTTTGAGCCACCATTGACCCAAAATGGAACTTCAAACTTTACTTCTACCTTCATAGGGCGAACAATGAACTCTTCGTTCGGTGGTAGTCCAAGCAGGTACAGCAATGCCATAGGTTATGCTGGTGCAAATGTAGGCAATAATTCGGCCATGAGTTCTACAAGTCAGAACTTGTGGGGAAATGGGAATCTTAACTATGCATCTAACCTTACAAATTCTGATTCTCTTTCTGGTTATCGGAACGAAAATTCAAGCATGGCTTCTTTTGGTAGTATAGGACCACTTTGGAGTTCCTCCCTTGGAACAGATCAAACTGGAATTATCGGCTCCGGATATGGTAAGGGCAGTCTAAGTAGCTCTGGAGATGTGAATTTAGGGTCGAAAACAGTAGGTTATGGAAAAAATAGCGATAACATTGTTACGTCAGGTTCTTCATATTCCTTACCAAATGCCAGTTATGATGAGTCATACAATGTTGCTTATGATGCTGGGTCATTTTACGGGGACAGTATGTGGAGAACATCCCCTTCAGAATTAGAGGATTCCGGCTCTCTTGGCTTTGGCATTGACCATGCTGTTTCAGGCTTAATGCGCAAAAGCTCTGGCAGCCACATTGGAGCTTATGCTGTTGCCAACACTCAACCAAATAGAG gAATTGTTGCCTAG
- the LOC130973651 gene encoding thymidine kinase b: MKSILNPKFSALSPHLPKTSPFSLFSRPHDTIFRNNSQQLPFPSLKATPFSSNSFLSRAQNRTLQTEPTRPPSGEIHVIVGPMFAGKTTTLLRRIQSESANSRKQYERGRRIHAQMIVVGFVPNEYLKTKLLILYAKSGYLETASFLFDNLADKGLIPWNAMVAGYVQKGLEEVGLEFFCGMRQAGLRPDQYTFASVFRACATLAALEPGKQAHAVMIKSQITENVVINSALIDMYFKCSCICDGRLLFEKCLSRNTITWSTLISGYGQHGRVMEVLDSFQRMLSEGFRPNYVTFLAVLVACSHGGLIDEVTHDGAKLPCWALTNLSSFKQKFGIEAYEKLDVIGIDEAQFFEDLYDFCREAADHDGKTVIVAGLDGNYLRRSFGSVLDIIPLADTVTKLTALCEICGKRAFFTLRKTQEKQVELIGGGDVYMPVCRHHYVNGQVAVEAARFVLDSHKVECPSHIHK; this comes from the exons atGAAGTCAATTCTAAACCCAAAGTTCTCAGCTTTATCACCGCATCTTCCCAAAACctctcctttctctctcttctcacGCCCCCATGACACCATCTTCCGCAATAACTCTCAACAGCTTCCATTCCCAAGCCTCAAGGCAACGCCTTTCTCATCTAATTCCTTCCTTTCCAGAGCTCAAAATCGCACCTTGCAAACGGAACCCACTCGCCCCCCGTCCGGTGAAATCCACGTCATAGTGGGCCCCATGTTCGCCGGCAAAACCACCACTCTCCTCCGTCGGATTCAGTCAGAATCTGCCAACAGCA GGAAACAGTATGAGAGAGGCAGAAGAATACATGCACAAATGATCGTTGTTGGATTTGTTCCCAACGAATATTTGAAGACCAAATTGCTGATATTgtatgcaaaatcaggatatctAGAAACTGCAAGCTTCTTGTTTGATAATTTGGCTGACAAAGGATTAATTCCATGGAATGCAATGGTTGCTGGATATGTTCAGAAAGGCCTTGAAGAAGTTGGATTGGAGTTTTTCTGTGGAATGAGACAGGCTGGTTTGAGACCAGATCAGTATACCTTTGCATCGGTGTTCAGAGCCTGTGCAACTCTGGCAGCATTGGAACCTGGGAAGCAAGCTCATGCTGtcatgatcaagtctcaaattaCAGAAAATGTAGTGATCAACAGTGCATTGATAGACATGTATTTTAAATGCAGTTGTATCTGTGACGGGCGGTTGCTATTCGAGAAATGTTTGAGTAGAAATACAATTACTTGGAGTACTCTGATATCTGGATATGGTCAGCATGGAAGGGTAATGGAAGTTTTAGATTCTTTTCAGAGAATGCTATCTGAAGGCTTCAGACCCAATTATGTTACATTTCTTGCagttttggttgcttgtagCCATGGTGGTTTAATTGATGAA GTTACACATGATGGTGCAAAATTACCATGTTGGGCCCTGACTAACTTATCATCTTTCAAACAGAAGTTTGGAATTGAGGCTTACGAGAAG TTGGATGTGATCGGTATTGATGAAGCTCAATTCTTTGAAGACCTGTATGACTTCTGCCGTGAAGCCGCTGATCATGATGGCAAAACAGTGATAGTTGCAGGACTTGATGGTAACTATTTGAG GAGGAGCTTTGGTTCTGTCCTTGATATAATACCCCTTGCTGATACTGTAACTAAACTAACTGCTCTATGTGAAATCTGTGGAAAGCGTGCATTCTTTACCCTGAGGAAAACACAGGAGAAACAGGTCGAGTTGATTGGTGGAGGGGATGTCTACATGCCGGTTTGCCGGCATCACTATGTCAATGGACAGGTAGCTGTAGAAGCAGCAAGATTTGTTCTGGATTCTCACAAGGTTGAATGTCCCTCCCATATACATAAGTAG